The genomic interval AAGAAGGTTCAATGATGAGAAACAAGTGCAAGAAGATGGCTCTTGGATAAGGAAAGCCGAGACAAATTCTGCACCAGAATTGTCCGACACAGTGCAGCATCAGTCTCTGGATTATGCAGCAGCAGATTTCTGTTGAGTGCAGCAACACTTTTGTGCAGAGTGCAATCACTTGCAGTTGAGAGTTTAGTGTGAATTAATCTAATCCACACCTGTTTTTTGAGAAGCCAAAGCCGCACACATTAATCTCCTTAGCCTATTcatgtttcctttttcatttcacTAAGTTTTCCTTTGTAaatgttcatttattttttgtgtgtaaaGGGCCAATTCAAGCAAGTGAGGTGGTAGAGTTCATAAgtgctcttccctcatttgttaaCTAGACTCAAGAAGTCTCAACCTAAAATTGGGTAGatggtgagtgtgtcttagatccaaagtctaagcctcacctaggagacctcacctttactttttctatttccATTCAAGTTTTATCATTTGCTTTTACTAAGTTGCGAATTAGGAGCGCGCCTAGAGTCTGATTTTAGAGTCCCAACTTgttgttttcctttgtttttgaTTTGCTTTTGAGtcttattttgtgattttaaaagtaatcttGCAAGTAACAACTAAGTGAGTAGCCTAGAACAATTTTGGCAAGgacaaggcttggtacttaagcaatcctagtgattcacctcccttacctggaaattgttcttgggtgaaatctaagtagttgtaacacaagaaaacttttagaaacaaaaatgtctttttattCATCTAGGTTGTCTAGTTCATACATTAAGGATGATTTGTGTACTANNNNNNNNNNNNNNNNNNNNNNNNNNNNNNNNNNNNNNNNNNNNNNNNNNNNNNNNNNNNNNNNNNNNNNNNNNNNNNNNNNNNNNNNNNNNNNNNNNNNNNNNNNNNNNNNNNNNNNNNNNNNNNNNNNNNNNNNNNNNNNNNNNNNNNNNNNNNNNNNNNNNNNNNNNNNNNNNNNNNNNNNNNNNNNNNNNNNNNNNNNNNNNNNNNNNNNNNNNNNNNNNNNNNNNNNNNNNNNNNNNNNNNNNNNNNNNNNNNNNNNNNNNNNNNNNNNNNNNNNNNNNNNNNNNNNNNNNNNNNNNNNNNNNNNNNNNNNNNNNNNNNNNNNNNNNNNNNNNNNNNNNNNNNNNNNNNNNNNNNNNNNNNNNNNNNNNNNNNNNNNNNNNNNNNNNNNNNNNNNNNNNNNNNNNNNNNNNNNNNNNNNNNNNNNNNNNNNNNNNNNNNNNNNNNNNNNNNNNNNNNNNNNNNNNNNNNNNNNNNNNNNNNNNNNNNNNNNNNNNNNNNNNNNNNNNNNNNNNNNNNNNNNNNNNNNNNNNNNNNNNNNNNNNNNNNNNNNNNNNNNNNNNNNNNNNNNNNNNNNNNNNNNNNNNNNNNNNNNNNNNNNNNNNNNNNNNNNNNNNNNNNNNNNNNNNNNNNNNNNNNNNNNNNNNNNNNNNNNNNNNNNNNNNNNNNNNNNNNNNNNNNNNNNNNNNNNNNNNNNNNNNNNNNNNNNNNNNNNNNNNNNNNNNNNNNNNNNNNNNNNNNNNNNNNNNNNNNNNNNNNNNNNNNNNNNNNNNNNNNNNNNNNNNNNNNNNNNNNNNNNNNNNNNNNNNNNNNNNNNNNNNNNNNNNNNNNNNNNNNNNNNNNNNNNNNNNNNNNNNNNNNNNNNNNNNNNNNNNNNNNNNNNNNNNNNNNNNNNNNNNNNNNNNNNNNNNNNNNNNNNNNNNNNNNNNNNNNNNNNNNNNNNNNNNNNNNNNNNNNNNNNNNNNNNNNNNNNNNNNNNNNNNNNNNNNNNNNNNNNNNNNNNNNNNNNNNNNNNNNNNNNNNNNNNNNNNNNNNNNNNNNNNNNNNNNNNNNNNNNNNNNNNNNNNNNNNNNNNNNNNNNNNNNNNNNNNNNNNNNNNNNNNNNNNNNNNNNNNNNNNNNNNNNNNNNNNNNNNNNNNNNNNNNNNNNNNNNNNNNNNNNNNNNNNNNNNNNNNNNNNNNNNNNNNNNNNNNNNNNNNNNNNNNNNNNNNNNNNNNNNNNNNNNNNNNNNNNNNNNNNNNNNNNNNNNNNNNNNNNNNNNNNNNNNNNNNNNNNNNNNNNNNNNNNNNNNNNNNNNNNNNNNNNNNNNNNNNNNNNNNNNNNNNNNNNNNNNNNNNNNNNNNNNNNNNNNNNNNNNNNNNNNNNNNNNNNNNNNNNNNNNNNNNNNNNNNNNNNNNNNNNNNNNNNNNNNNNNNNNNNNNNNNNNNNNNNNNNNNNNNNNNNNNNNNNNNNNNNNNNNNNNNNNNNNNNNNNNNNNNNNNNNNNNNNNNNNNNNNNNNNNNNNNNNNNNNNNNNNNNNNNNNNNNNNNNNNNNNNNNNNNNNNNNNNNNNNNNNNNNNNNNTGGCTTAGATCCACATTTTACGGATCTTAGCATTTTCCATGCTCATGGCCGAGAGGTTAGCCTATAAAACCTCTTAGGCATTGCTTGTATCTGCACTTTTGGAATATTGTAAAGAAATTCTGCTGAAATGAATAGCAAACTTCTTTCTCCAAGAGTCATTTCCCAAGCTTGcttctccattgcaactttcttccacttgttggaagccttctgagttgtgatcCATTCCTTCAAGCTAACATCCATATCACCCTTCCATACACTTCATTTTTCGCTGCCAACACCTCCAAAATTCCAGATCTGCATCTGCACACCAGCCACcggtactgttccattggaGTGCAACCACCGTTTGCTTCCTTTCAACTCTGGTCTCACGGATCTGCAAGAGTACATCAAGCCTTGATGTATCAATATCCCTATAAGAAAGTCAAAGCTATGAGTAATTGATCTTTTTCGAAGAAGTCTATTTAAAGAGGACTGtatgaagagaataaaaaaagaattatcttTGCATACGCTCACGctgttgttttctctttaaagTTTACATTGTCTAGGACTTgttctttgaaaaagaaaagtttcttTACAAGTTTTCATAATATCTTTATATTGATTTCATATTCATTCTACGAGAGCTATATTTTGTTcttgtattttgaaaaataattttttgttttcatatttagAAATGAGTTAAGCACTTGTAAGTTTAACTCGGTGAAGTTAAACACTCTAGTTAGTTGGAATAGTTTATATCAGGAGTAGTGATGAAACTCGTTCTAACCAGTTGGGTTAGTTGTAATACTAGAAATGGTTAAACTcgtgttataattttttacattaatggAACCCTTTAAGAGTGCTTAAAAGGAAACTAGACGTGATTCATTTTAAAGCGAAAcagtataaaaaaaagtttgtcttattatttttgtttttaaaaattttcctaAACGAtgtttaaaatacttaaatgtTTAATACTTATTGTAGACCTTCCAACCCCTACAAAAAGTgcttttaaacaattatttacaaaaaagtcttaaaaactttattcaaaCCACACTTTTTCTAGAATTTTTCCTGTCTTATAGACAGCAACTGCAAATTATGCTTAACGAAAACAACATAATCTCAATTTAACCAACAAATTTCAATTGTTAGCAAAtagaaactattattattaattacatagTTCACTCAAATTCAATAGaccattattatattttccaaCTAACCAATTCACATAGCTCTAAATCACTATGAACTGAAATTTAAATACTAAAGTTTAAAGCTAAAGAGTAAAAACAGAATACTAAACAATactatcttaaaaaaaaaacaaactaaataaaagatGAATCTCCATCCGATTTTGATAGCCATGGTGTGTGTGGTCCTCTCCTTCTGTCATCAGCATCTTGGACTGCACACTTAGTGCCAGTAATAAAATGTGCCACTAGAACAAATAGGGCAGGACGCCAGAGCAAAAAATTGCTCTCTGGAACCCTGCGCTGGGCGAAAAAGGGGTCGAGCTGAGCGTTATGAAACAACCCTTCTTCTGCCAAGAGAGGGCTCAACATGGAAATGCTCATCCCTCTGGGCAGAAATAAGCCCAGAACACActtttttcaatccaaaattgaAATGCAAAAGAGCATAAAGGCATAGAAAAACTGAAGTAACTAAATAGTGAGACTAAGCAAAGCCAACATGGAACAAAAACAATGCATGAAAACGCAACCAACAACATCAAAATTCCAagacaacaaaaaaaagaagaagaaagtattACTTGAATGGAATGTGAACTAAAGAATGAAGTAGAGTGTGAGCGGTTTTTGAGGTTGAGAAGGTGATACTAACATTGTCCGTGAACCAAGTCTCAGTGTGGGAGTTAAATCTttataaagtattaaataatgGTAAAGAATTTTGTATCTTACTTCAATATGATGTGAATTATtcaaattgaattaataatgataatgttatatataatatgttttgaaGTCAATAACTTATCCTTGCATGTGTTTATGGTGTGCCTTGGGATGACCGTAAATACTACGGGGAGAatatttggaagagaagaaatattttattttttgtaaatattgctatttatatatttgagtaAGTTTAGATTTGCATTTTGTATGAATATAAGCTTTGTGCAAACTTTCTcatgttttataatataatcGATAGTTTAAATTTTCGTGTGTTACAattttttgattgaattaatcTATATTATGTTTGATATTGGATGTCTTGTAATTACATATATGGGATGATATGTtgaataactttattatttaagatattaatCATAAAACCTATTGTTTCGGTGTAAATTTTAGGGACCGAGAGACTGACCTGGATGACGTGGTTCACTACAATAAAAATGCGTATTACCGACGGTCTTCGGACCTTCGGTAATCTATTGGTGAAATTAAATACTGAGGGCTTTTGTCCTTCGGTAACGGCCTACGATGCTTTTAAGCTCAAATGAATACTTGTTCATCAAATGAACCCAAATTTCCCAAAAAGTAGAAGTGTCTCCCCCTGTCGAACTCACTCCCTAACTTAGGGTTGCAACTTTGGTGGCGGTCGGCCGGTTCAATGCTACGGTTTGACGGCGCGAGTTTGCTGGTATGGGCGCTGACGAAGGTTCGTTGTTGGGTGGCGCTCTTTCATTCCCTACTCTTTGTTTGAAGCGTGAGGTTGTCGCCCTAAGGCGGTTTGAAGCGGTTGTTGTTGCGAACGCTGACAGCGGTTCGTTGGTGGTTGGTTTGCGGCTAGGGTTCGTGTTTTGGTCCTTGTGAGTGTTGCGACAGGGGTGGGGGTTGTTGAGGGTTGGCGTGTCGAGGACGTTGTAGTGAAGTGGTGTTGGTTCGGGATTGGGCCGCGAATGTTGTTGTCGGAGATGTCAAGGCGGAGAAGGAGGCAGAGGTTTTTGTGGAGGTCAAGGAAGCAGAGGTACACTAGTGGGGAGAGAGAATCAATTGGACCATGGAGGTTGAGGGAAGGGAGGGAGAGGCCCACCACTCTGTCGTTTGGGGAGCACTCGACGCCAAGCCACGCATTTACTATAACAGTCTAATTGACACACTTCTTTCAAGAGGTTTCATTTTTTCTATATCATTAATTCTATAGTTTTTCTATCTCTAACACTTTTCCTTTTCTGGTTTTGATTTAGGAATAAAACCTTTTATGACAATATCACAGAAAATATCACATTATGATATTCCTGAAGAACATCAGCAAAGATACAAAGGTTGACTAAGTCCTGAGATTGAGTAAGTATTTTGATATGACAAGAGTTACCAAAATCATCTTTCATATACTTTGATTAGTGTAACATCATTAACATATCGACTTTGCTATCAAACTTGTAGAATTATGTATTACAATTATGTTTTTAAGGTTACTTAGTGAGTGCGATTTAAGAGTTTAGGTGTCCAGATATGGCCAATCTTACGAGAAAGGTTTGAATGGAAGAAAACTCAAGGAGGGAGAATTGGTGTTGCCATGAATACCAAATGGTTTGAACCCATCAACAATTCTTTAGAAGACAAGAAAGTTGCGGAACGAGCTCAATCATTTTACATGAATTGGTAAATGCCTTTATTAAGTTTTGAGATTTGATGCATGCATGACCAGAAGAAAGTGCTCATTATTTGGTTTGGTCACAGCTTGTACTTTTCCATGTTGAGGAGAAAAGAAGGGTCATCTGCTTTAAGTCATAAACAAGCAAAGTTTTGCTGATATAGTTACTGTTTTAATGACTCTGTTAGGTTCTGAATTGCTGATATAgttactgttttcttttttatcttagtGTTTTTACTTGCCTTAGGTTTCCATTGATGTTCTATTCAGCATGCTGCA from Vigna radiata var. radiata cultivar VC1973A chromosome 9, Vradiata_ver6, whole genome shotgun sequence carries:
- the LOC111242505 gene encoding beta-glucosidase 46-like, with the protein product MEVEGREGEAHHSVVWGALDAKPRIYYNSLIDTLLSRGIKPFMTISQKISHYDIPEEHQQRYKGVQIWPILRERFEWKKTQGGRIGVAMNTKWFEPINNSLEDKKVAERAQSFYMNWS